In Lactuca sativa cultivar Salinas chromosome 5, Lsat_Salinas_v11, whole genome shotgun sequence, the DNA window ACATTCTAATATATTTAAGTTGTATTGTCATATCGTTTTTAATTGGTCTTGTAATTTCATAACGTTTTAATATATTCAATATTGATATTTATTTGAAGATATTTGTGAAATCTATTTAATGGTGTAAGTTGTTAAAAATAACACATCATCATATATTTTGGACTAAATTAATTTATGTATAATATGTGACAAGGGTAAAAAGTTAAATAGTCTAATAGTAAAAGATTTaagtaaaattaaatataaaagttgAACGGCTAATTCTATAATATCTAGGGGCCGAATGTGTAACATTTAAATAGAAAAATCAGAGgtaaaaagatttaaaaaaaaaaaaaaaaaaaaggtaatctCTCAAAATCAACCTATTTATACAACTATTTTTTAAACTAACCAACTTCTACAAATACTTTTCAAAACAAGCctatttttaccaaaaaaaaactaaaacttgTGGCGTGTAGTACACTAAAACCTAGTTTTGTTACAAATAAAAGCATTTCTAAAAAGAAAATCGttacatatatttatatttatataaatatatttatatataaatataaatatatatatatatatatatatatatatatatatatatatatatatatatatatatatatatatatatatatatatatatatatatatatatatgtacgtgtgtgtacatatatagaatTTGATCTATTTTGTTCTTCACACATTCTTTGTTCAATTTTTGTCGCAACCATCCAATTTTATCAAGCGTATTTCTTGTTCATCGTcaatccatttgcatgttaatCAATCCAAATTTCTCAACGTAACGAAAAAACCCTAGTAATTTCAAATAAGAAGTTCCACAAACACAGTTCATGTTCATGTCTATACAGGTACATAAGATTAATCCATTTGATTTTACATTTCTTTTCTCATAAAAAGTTGTCGTTTCATATGAATTCATTGGCGTTTTCATACCTTACAGTTTCTTTTCCACCTTTTCCCTATATCTTTTAGTTTTAGGCGAATCGAGATATTGATTTGCTTTAAATGTATATTGTATATATTGTTTTTGACTCTTTTATTTGAATGCATATTCAGGATTGTGATTTGTGGAAGAAACCATCCCAACACGAGATAATACGTCTCTAATGATTCACGTTATTGGATGGGTTTAAGGTCGTGGTATTTGCATAAATCAAGGATCAAAAGAGGATTATACATCAACATcctgatttatatgtgaattatcGTTAGAGAGTTTTTCATTAAGTTGGTTGAATTTGGTGATTGATATACAACATCTCCATGTCATTAATGATTGATATAATAGAAATAGTCTTAATTTATTGTTGAAAGATTGGAATCTGTTCcaaggattaagtattattagcGTGGTAGATATTTCTAGGCTAGTGAGATGGAAGGGAAGGAAAGGAGATGGTAATTTGCAAAAGTGTTTCCAACATCGACAAATAATATAATGTTTGTGAGGTAGCAAATGCCAAATAGAGTAATCCGTGAAGCATAATATTCCAAGAATGACGACAGTAGGCAACCATAGACGTTGTAGAAGCGAAATAGTGACGTCATTAAATACTCAAAATCAAAGCAATGGTTTTCAACGATTGAAGAATCAAATGCAAAAAGCTTTAAACTGGGGTGGTGGCCAGGATTTCAACCAAGAGATTTTAGCTAATCAGAAACGTCAATGGAATCAGTTTCACTCAACATCCTCGGTAATATGTAAACCCCTAATTCATTTTAACATATTTTCCTTCTGATTGgttcatatatattatatatacatgCATATCATACAACTTatgtgaagatgatgatgatgatgatgatgatgatgatgatgtaggATGCCACCACAAAGTACCAAGATCCATCCTCGCTTTTTGAACACTTTCTTATAGCGGGTATCCATCCAAATGCAAATCTGGAGCCTGTTGAGGATGCATTTGCTCATAGAAAGATATGGGAGGATAGAGCCGACAAAACAGACCTAATGGATCTCAAAGTTATGCAGTTTCGATCACCTCCAAGTGTCACAATGGAACCTCAGGTAATTACTCTTTTTGTAGCTAAAAATGTTTAATGCCATATTGTAATTTATAAGTAAGTTTGCCTATAACCACTACTCATTTTGTATTTTTACCTCCAGATACTTTTCAAGTACCCTCCAGGGAAAAGGCTATCTATGCGCTTAGGAGATTTAGCATCCTTTTGCTTTCCTACCGGTGTGAAGGTGATGTGTTGCTTTGCTATAGTTCATAGGAGCAATGTATTCTTCCATCCAAATATTATACTTATTTTGGCCTCATTAGTAGATATGATGGTTTTATTttgggctaaatgcaagaaatatcaatatactttcatttctttctattacaacattgtgCTTTCAGTTTCTTTTGCTATTAAGGTATTGTACTTTGCAAgatctacccaattatagcattcaaaattttgtttgaatATGCATTACAATGCGATAATTGAGTagattttttgtttttcaaagtacattgttgtaATAGAAGGCgatgaaagtaggatgttataccaaacaaattAAAGAAAGAACGATTTATCTATAGTCCGAATCATGCAAATAGCGATTTGTGCTTTTTTCATAGGCATGTGTGATGGAGAGGACACCATCACTGAATGAGCTAAATCAAGTCGTTTACGGGCAGGTATGATGGCAtggaaaatcttttttttttaaattattttctacTACGGTCTTATTTGACTCGCATTGACCACATGCGTTAGCTCGCCTTTAGgtcctaaaaaataattttaacttCTTTATTGTTTTTTCATGAACAGGATCATTTGACCAGAGATGACTCTGCATTTATATTTTCACTCAAGGCAAGTTGTATCTAATTCTGATCTCTGATTTGTATATTACTTTTATTCAATTACTTGTGTCTGAGTTTTTTCTTGATAACCTTCACCTACTATTTCCATACGTGTTAAATAATTTTCTATCAGTTATCCTAAATTGTTTTCTATGCTTGTTAAATGTTTTACTTATACAAAATGTTTCACTTCACTAGGTATCATTTGTTAAGTTGTTAACTGATTCAACCAGTaagtttatttttgtttatttttctaaTTACTCTAGTTACAAATTTAAATCTAAGAAACCCAATTTTTCTTGGATGTCCCTTGCATACGAAAGAGAAATTAAAACCAAAATTGGTTACCTTTCTATGTAATTTGTCATATCTTAAAACGATTTCCAATTGCATCATTATTATTGATTGTTAACACTAGTAAGACTCGTAAATTTACAGGTGGCAGACAATGCAACTCTGTACGGTGTGTGCCTACACACACAAGAATTCGTTCAGAGACCACCAGGAATGCTCGGCGCTGCAACCCCCCTTTCAAAAAAATCCGGAAGAGGCAGTCGTTTTTTGGTCACAGCACCTCGCTGTTATTGTCTCTTAACAAGAGTCCCCTTCTTTCAACTCCACTACGAGATGTTAAACAGGCTAGTCTATCACCATTCCTTCATTCGCTTCAATCAAAACACCACTCGATCACTCCATAATTAACTGAAACTACTTACTATGATGCAGTATTGTAGCACAGGAGCGCCAAAATCGAATCACACAGTTTGTAAGTGAAGTGGGCCCTGATCGTTCCCTTCCAGCACCCCCACCAAATGAAGACCAAGTGGATGAAACTGAAACTACTGGTCAAGAAGAAGATCCAACCCCTGATCGCTCATGGATGGATGCTGCAATACCAGTCGACACCACCATAACACTTTCTGCTATAACTACAGGCATTATAGATGATACGCTAAATTCGCCTTCATGGTTTCAAACCGGGTCTCCTAGTGTTGCAAGAAAGGAGATGACTTATGTTGATGATTCCAATAATGATGCCATGGAAAAACGATGGGAGTGTATAGGAAAAATGCATGGTGATCATGATAGTGTCAGAAAGGCAGATGTTGATGCGTGTGTTATTCCCATGAACCGGACACTTGAACGACATGGAAGCGTTGGGCCCTTGttcaggtaaaaaaaaaaaaaagttgttgcTACTTTTGTGGAATTTGACTCTGGGttaatatatatatgttttgttattTGGAATTTAGTTTGATGAAAGGCGTCTTATCAGAGGATGAAGGCGGGGTACATTTTTGTAGTGATAGAGATGCTACTAATAAAACGATCATGGAATGGGCTAAGGTGTGTTGATTTTGTTTGCTTATAATAAGTTAGTTTTATGGAGTAAATATAACTTAAACTAGTTTTGTTTATGATaggaaaacaaaaatgacttgctACAGACTGTTTGCAACTATCATGCTTTGAGGGTTCCATCATATGGAGGTAAAATATGTTTCAGGCCACTCGAGCATCTACCGGCTATTGAATATTATAGAACTGCTTTTGCTTTTGGAGATCAAACTGTCGATATGTCAGAGATTCCCGATAAGGTACATTGgcaaaagacgtgaatgcccttGATAACACGAGTCACTTAAGATTCCTCGTATGTGCAAATGCCCTTGCTAACATATAATGTTTTATTAGGTCAAGTTCAAGCTTGCTGCAATCGAGGAAGCCGTGTCACTATCAAATTGGACAACCATAACACTTTGTAGAGCTCTTTCTCTTGAAAATGTAAGTCTAATTCTTTCACTCTGGGTTCTTAACTTTCCAATGGACGAGTTTTTCATCTCCATGCTTACTGTAATTATCTATGTATGGAAATTATGGTTATGTAATGAGAGTATGATAATAAAACCGATTTCAGGTTCTAATATTGCTTTCAGCAGTACTGTTGGAGAAACAAGTGATTATCACATCCCCAAATCTGGTAATAAACTGAAAGTTGCTAAATTCATTTTTGGTTTTAAATATGATTATGACATGTCATGTTTTGCAATTGGTTGACCTTCATTTCATAATTATTAAGTGTAACATGTGTAGGGTGTCCTATCAGCCACAGTGTTATCTCTTATTCCTATGATTCTTCCATTTGAATGGCAAAGCCTCTTCCTTCCTGTGAGTCATACATATTCAATGAATCCCCCCTGATTCGTATGTTTCAAAGTTAAAAGTTTTGTCTTTGTTTACAGGTTCTTCCAGGGAAGATGTTTGATTTCCTTGATGCCCCTGTTCCTTTTGTTGTAAGTATCTAAAATACTAATGTTTTAAGAGATATTTAGTTGGTTATAAATTTTGTGGATGATGTGCATGTGCATGTGCAGGTGGGGATACTGCATAAACCAGGTGATAACAAGATGAAATCATCTAATAACCTTGTTCGTGTTGATTTGGAGACAAATCAGGTAGGTATAACTATAATAAGAGTTTTAAGTAAAGAAAAAGTAATTTGAATTTGTTTGTGATGTAATTAATTGATGATGGAGTTATACTATACAGGTGGAAATGTCGTCCTTGCCAGCACTTCCTAGGCACAAAGAATTGATGACCAGACTAGCGCCACTTCATGGTAGACTATCATGTGACAAAACTGCTGCTAAAAAGTATCCGGTTTACAAGAGCAACAAATGGCAGGTGATTTTCTTAGCATTAggaccaaaaaatattttttttaaaaaaaaaagtaaattatttTGTGAAGAAGTAGAATAAGTTGTGACCAATCACAGATTGAAGCTGCAACACATTTCTTAGCCGCTATGAGGCAGCACTTGGAGTCGCTATGTTCAAACTTGAGCTCCCATATCGTCCCTAATGTACAATGCGAGACCGACCCGGTAAGATcacttaattttattattataactATCTATATCTAATCTAATTATCTATTACACTTAATTACTTGATGACAGGCCTATTATATGTTTTGGTTGCAGGCTAACCTACTTCTCAAGGAAAGCTATATTGATTCCTTCGCCTATAGGGACCAACGATTTGTCAGGGTAAGGGTACC includes these proteins:
- the LOC111912533 gene encoding uncharacterized protein LOC111912533 isoform X1, which encodes MTTVGNHRRCRSEIVTSLNTQNQSNGFQRLKNQMQKALNWGGGQDFNQEILANQKRQWNQFHSTSSDATTKYQDPSSLFEHFLIAGIHPNANLEPVEDAFAHRKIWEDRADKTDLMDLKVMQFRSPPSVTMEPQILFKYPPGKRLSMRLGDLASFCFPTGVKACVMERTPSLNELNQVVYGQDHLTRDDSAFIFSLKVADNATLYGVCLHTQEFVQRPPGMLGAATPLSKKSGRGSRFLVTAPRCYCLLTRVPFFQLHYEMLNSIVAQERQNRITQFVSEVGPDRSLPAPPPNEDQVDETETTGQEEDPTPDRSWMDAAIPVDTTITLSAITTGIIDDTLNSPSWFQTGSPSVARKEMTYVDDSNNDAMEKRWECIGKMHGDHDSVRKADVDACVIPMNRTLERHGSVGPLFSLMKGVLSEDEGGVHFCSDRDATNKTIMEWAKENKNDLLQTVCNYHALRVPSYGGKICFRPLEHLPAIEYYRTAFAFGDQTVDMSEIPDKVKFKLAAIEEAVSLSNWTTITLCRALSLENVLILLSAVLLEKQVIITSPNLGVLSATVLSLIPMILPFEWQSLFLPVLPGKMFDFLDAPVPFVVGILHKPGDNKMKSSNNLVRVDLETNQVEMSSLPALPRHKELMTRLAPLHGRLSCDKTAAKKYPVYKSNKWQIEAATHFLAAMRQHLESLCSNLSSHIVPNVQCETDPAYYMFWLQANLLLKESYIDSFAYRDQRFVREFVDTQMFTVLSDIRLARHVG
- the LOC111912533 gene encoding uncharacterized protein LOC111912533 isoform X2; translation: MTTVGNHRRCRSEIVTSLNTQNQSNGFQRLKNQMQKALNWGGGQDFNQEILANQKRQWNQFHSTSSDATTKYQDPSSLFEHFLIAGIHPNANLEPVEDAFAHRKIWEDRADKTDLMDLKVMQFRSPPSVTMEPQILFKYPPGKRLSMRLGDLASFCFPTGVKACVMERTPSLNELNQVVYGQDHLTRDDSAFIFSLKVADNATLYGVCLHTQEFVQRPPGMLGAATPLSKKSGRGSRFLVTAPRCYCLLTRVPFFQLHYEMLNSIVAQERQNRITQFVSEVGPDRSLPAPPPNEDQVDETETTGQEEDPTPDRSWMDAAIPVDTTITLSAITTGIIDDTLNSPSWFQTGSPSVARKEMTYVDDSNNDAMEKRWECIGKMHGDHDSVRKADVDACVIPMNRTLERHGSVGPLFSLMKGVLSEDEGGVHFCSDRDATNKTIMEWAKENKNDLLQTVCNYHALRVPSYGGKICFRPLEHLPAIEYYRTAFAFGDQTVDMSEIPDKVKFKLAAIEEAVSLSNWTTITLCRALSLENVLILLSAVLLEKQVIITSPNLGVLSATVLSLIPMILPFEWQSLFLPVLPGKMFDFLDAPVPFVVGILHKPGDNKMKSSNNLVRVDLETNQVEMSSLPALPRHKELMTRLAPLHGRLSCDKTAAKKYPVYKSNKWQIEAATHFLAAMRQHLESLCSNLSSHIVPNVQCETDPANLLLKESYIDSFAYRDQRFVREFVDTQMFTVLSDIRLARHVG